Proteins co-encoded in one Acidobacteriota bacterium genomic window:
- the mpl gene encoding UDP-N-acetylmuramate:L-alanyl-gamma-D-glutamyl-meso-diaminopimelate ligase, with product MHYHLIGICGTAMASLAGMLQARGHKVTGSDQNVYPPMSTQLEALGIEIMQGYKAENTDVERDVTVVGNTIMRGNPELEEVLNRKLLYRSQAETIRDVFIRRGDALADARACARRSLVIAGTHGKTTTTSLAAWMCEVGGLDPTFLVGGVVQNFGQSFRVTDSDYFVIEGDEYDTAFFDKKPKFMSYLPEIAIINNIEFDHADIYKDIEAIKWQFSRLMNLVPGNGRLICGIDSPVVGEVLEQMKGKLQTTVETFGLSPEAKWQARNIEFSAAGTKFQIFQSGEKWGEFTTKMIGEFNVRNCLAVIIAADAWGIFQAKMQEAFDTFESVKRRMEVRGVERGVTVIDDFAHHPTAVDETLKALRQRYTDNRLIAVFEPRSRSSRLSVFEEKYKAAFAHADLVIIAGVFNPEDAKNYGDVLDVPKLVGEITANGTPAMTLTDADAIVAYLAPEMVDGDVVAVMSNGGFGSIHDKILEVLRH from the coding sequence ATGCACTATCATTTGATTGGAATTTGCGGCACCGCAATGGCGAGTTTGGCCGGGATGCTGCAGGCACGCGGGCACAAGGTGACCGGGTCGGACCAGAATGTCTATCCGCCAATGTCGACGCAGCTCGAGGCGTTGGGTATCGAGATCATGCAGGGTTACAAGGCGGAGAACACGGATGTTGAACGCGATGTTACCGTTGTCGGTAACACGATAATGCGTGGAAATCCGGAGCTCGAAGAGGTCCTGAACCGGAAGCTTTTGTATCGATCGCAGGCGGAGACGATCCGCGATGTTTTCATTCGTCGAGGTGACGCCCTTGCTGACGCGCGGGCTTGTGCCAGACGATCGCTTGTGATCGCCGGAACGCACGGCAAAACCACGACGACTAGTCTCGCGGCATGGATGTGCGAGGTCGGCGGGCTCGATCCGACGTTTTTGGTCGGCGGGGTTGTGCAGAATTTTGGGCAGAGCTTTCGCGTGACGGACAGCGACTATTTCGTCATCGAGGGTGATGAATATGACACGGCGTTCTTCGACAAAAAGCCGAAATTCATGTCGTATCTGCCAGAGATCGCGATCATCAACAATATCGAGTTCGACCACGCCGATATCTACAAAGACATCGAAGCGATCAAGTGGCAATTCTCACGGCTGATGAACCTCGTACCCGGCAACGGCCGCCTGATCTGCGGCATAGATTCGCCGGTCGTCGGCGAAGTGCTCGAGCAGATGAAAGGCAAACTGCAAACGACGGTCGAGACATTTGGCCTGTCGCCTGAAGCGAAATGGCAGGCTCGGAACATAGAGTTTTCAGCCGCTGGAACGAAATTTCAGATCTTTCAGAGCGGCGAAAAATGGGGCGAATTCACTACCAAGATGATCGGCGAATTCAACGTCCGCAACTGCCTCGCCGTAATTATAGCCGCCGATGCGTGGGGAATATTTCAAGCGAAAATGCAGGAGGCATTCGACACCTTTGAGTCCGTGAAACGCCGGATGGAGGTCCGCGGAGTGGAACGCGGGGTTACCGTCATCGACGACTTTGCCCATCACCCAACGGCGGTGGACGAAACCTTAAAAGCCCTGCGCCAACGCTACACCGATAACCGACTGATCGCTGTCTTCGAACCGCGTTCCCGCTCGTCACGCCTGTCGGTCTTCGAAGAAAAATACAAAGCCGCCTTCGCCCACGCCGACCTCGTCATCATCGCCGGCGTCTTCAACCCCGAAGACGCAAAAAACTATGGCGATGTACTCGACGTCCCAAAGCTCGTCGGCGAAATAACCGCCAATGGTACACCTGCCATGACTTTGACCGACGCCGACGCGATCGTTGCGTACCTTGCTCCGGAAATGGTCGACGGCGATGTCGTCGCCGTTATGTCTAATGGTGGATTCGGATCAATTCACGACAAGATCCTCGAAGTCCTCAGGCATTGA